From one Mytilus edulis chromosome 1, xbMytEdul2.2, whole genome shotgun sequence genomic stretch:
- the LOC139509902 gene encoding uncharacterized protein, whose product MLAGSVIDDIVGKPVIPEFVSKQATPDIVDKPAVPYIVRKPAIPYIVRKPAIPDIVGKPAIPDIVGKPAIPDIKPASPDIVGKPAIPDIVDKQSLPDIVIKPAISETVDKPAIPDIVGKPAIPDIIGKQAIPDIVCKPAIPDTIAIPNIVSKPAIPEIVVKLEIPGIVGEPTIPGIVGEPTIPDIVGKPTIPEIVR is encoded by the exons atgttagcaggatcagTAATCGATGATATTGTCGGTAAACCAGTAATCCCAGAATTTGTCAGTAAACAAGCAACCCCTGATATTGTCGATAAACCAGCAGTCCCATATATTGTCCGTAAACCAGCAATCCCATATATTGTCCGTAAACCAGCAATCCCTGATATTGTCGGTAAACCAGCAATCCCTGATATTGTCGGTAAACCAGCAATCCCTGATAT TAAACCAGCAAGCCCTGATATTGTCGGTAAACCAGCAATCCCAGATATTGTCGATAAACAATCACTCCCAGATATTGTCATTAAACCAGCAATCTCTGAAACTGTCGATAAACCAGCAATCCCTGATATTGTCGGTAAACCAGCAATCCCTGATATTATTGGTAAACAAGCAATTCCAGATATTGTCTGTAAACCAGCAATTCCTGACACTATCG CCATCCCTAATATTGTCAGTAAACCAGCAATCCCTGAAATTGTCGTTAAACTAGAAATCCCTGGTATTGTCGGTGAACCAACAATCCCTGGTATTGTCGGTGAACCAACAATCCCTGATATTGTCGGTAAACCAACAATCCCTGAAATTGTCCGTTAA